The following coding sequences are from one Pseudomonas mendocina window:
- the pcaC gene encoding 4-carboxymuconolactone decarboxylase — protein sequence MDEKQRYEAGMQVRRAVLGDAHVDRSLQNLTPFNEEFQEMITRHAWGDIWTRPGLPRHTRSLITIAMLIGMNREGELKLHLRAAKNNGVSREEIKEVIMQSAIYCGIPAANATFHLAEAVWDELGIESQQE from the coding sequence ATGGACGAGAAACAACGCTACGAAGCCGGCATGCAGGTGCGCCGCGCGGTGCTGGGCGATGCCCACGTCGACCGCAGCCTGCAGAACCTGACGCCGTTCAACGAAGAGTTCCAGGAGATGATCACCCGTCACGCCTGGGGCGATATCTGGACGCGCCCAGGCCTGCCTCGCCACACCCGCAGCCTGATCACCATAGCCATGCTGATCGGCATGAATCGCGAGGGTGAGCTGAAGTTGCACCTGCGTGCGGCGAAGAACAACGGGGTGAGCCGCGAAGAGATCAAGGAAGTGATCATGCAGAGCGCCATCTACTGCGGCATCCCGGCTGCCAACGCCACCTTCCACCTCGCCGAAGCGGTGTGGGACGAGCTGGGTATCGAGTCCCAGCAGGAGTGA
- a CDS encoding 3-carboxy-cis,cis-muconate cycloisomerase: MSNQLFDAYFTAPAMRAIFCDAGRVQGMLDFEAALARAEARVGLIPTEAVAPIEAACKAELYDYPALAQAIATAGNSAIPLVKALGKRIAASNPEAERYVHLGATSQDAMDSGLVLQLRAAIGLLQSDLAKLAEALATQAERYIDTPLAGRTWLQQATPVTLGMKLAGVLGAVTRHRQRLHELKPRLLSLQFGGASGSLAALGDVGWAVSGALAQELELALPEQPWHTQRDRLVEFASLLGMIAGSLGKLGRDLSLLMQTEAGEVFEPSAPGKGGSSTMPHKRNPVSAAVLIGAATRAPGLVTTMFAAMPQEHERSLGLWHAEWDTLPELCCLVSGALQQALLVVPGLEVDAARMRANLELTQGLVLAEAVSIALAQKIGRDAAHHLIEQCCKQAVREGAHLRSVLGANTEVSAQLSATELDRLLDAAHYLGQARRWVERAIAEHTQFSS; this comes from the coding sequence GTGAGCAACCAACTTTTCGATGCCTATTTCACCGCGCCGGCCATGCGCGCGATCTTCTGCGACGCCGGCCGGGTGCAGGGCATGCTCGACTTCGAGGCCGCCCTGGCGCGGGCCGAGGCGCGCGTGGGGCTGATCCCCACCGAGGCCGTGGCTCCCATCGAGGCCGCCTGCAAGGCCGAACTCTACGATTACCCGGCGCTGGCCCAGGCCATCGCCACCGCTGGCAATTCCGCCATCCCGCTGGTCAAGGCACTGGGCAAGCGCATCGCCGCGAGCAATCCCGAAGCCGAGCGCTACGTGCACCTCGGTGCCACCAGCCAGGACGCCATGGACAGCGGCCTGGTGCTGCAACTGCGCGCGGCCATTGGCCTGCTGCAAAGCGATCTGGCGAAGTTGGCCGAGGCCCTGGCGACGCAGGCCGAGCGCTATATCGACACCCCACTGGCAGGGCGCACCTGGTTGCAGCAGGCGACGCCCGTCACCCTCGGTATGAAGCTGGCCGGCGTACTCGGCGCGGTCACCCGTCATCGTCAGCGTCTGCATGAACTCAAACCACGGCTGCTGAGCCTACAGTTCGGCGGCGCCTCCGGCAGCCTGGCGGCACTCGGCGATGTCGGCTGGGCAGTCAGCGGTGCGCTGGCGCAAGAATTGGAACTGGCCCTACCGGAGCAGCCCTGGCACACCCAGCGTGATCGACTGGTGGAGTTTGCCAGCCTGCTGGGCATGATCGCCGGCAGCTTGGGCAAGCTGGGTCGTGATCTCAGTCTGCTGATGCAAACCGAGGCCGGTGAAGTCTTCGAGCCATCGGCGCCCGGCAAGGGCGGCTCGTCCACCATGCCGCACAAGCGCAACCCGGTCAGCGCCGCCGTGCTGATCGGCGCCGCCACGCGCGCTCCGGGCCTGGTGACGACGATGTTTGCCGCCATGCCACAGGAGCACGAGCGCAGTCTCGGCCTGTGGCACGCCGAGTGGGACACCCTGCCGGAGCTGTGCTGTCTGGTCTCCGGCGCCCTGCAGCAGGCGCTGCTGGTGGTGCCGGGGCTGGAGGTGGATGCCGCACGTATGCGCGCCAACCTGGAGCTGACCCAGGGCCTGGTGCTGGCCGAGGCGGTGAGCATCGCCCTGGCGCAGAAGATCGGCCGCGATGCGGCTCATCACCTGATCGAACAATGCTGCAAACAGGCGGTGCGCGAGGGCGCCCACCTGCGCTCCGTGCTCGGCGCCAACACCGAAGTCAGCGCACAACTGTCGGCCACCGAGCTGGATCGCCTGCTCGATGCGGCGCATTACCTGGGGCAGGCCCGCCGCTGGGTCGAGCGGGCCATTGCCGAACACACGCAATTTTCCTCTTAG
- a CDS encoding EAL domain-containing protein, producing the protein MSSSPSLPSLPSGESHAPGRRELLRRSLVVLVLAILGLLAWQLTQEYRQLLNNQKQLSRSYGEQLAKHLSLNMRLKAQAGQAMLQEAKRTDGRQRELIEALRSLFPTLSSMAWFDEHGQLLSDTASEPQDLTFIRALQQRNAAAAYHFSFSAHDGGVLYLLLRQSDGSHRVLRMRASALLAWLREQHQSEYRWLLEDMQSQRVIARADDLAQAGKVIAPVTAAEQAQSLHMIPLEGSDWQLRALFDADNASSELMPPLAGKFLLFALCSLLALLALHGLQREQRRLQRLNNESRRSLRQAASALGAVEERILVTQADGKLRYLNPQAEALFGLTSQAAWDRHLLDLLPDLDPLLLNSPQPVNELGPELVRVEQDGRARLFAVTRSDISEVGRQAGYVWVLRDVTDEQQAMRVLQETRRRYQDIFEGTGVALCVLDLSGLRSLLLQHKLRDAAGLGRWLEADDSHQQQLLEQMHITEANQVALNLLGVKSTDQAWQQLLDNGPVQPDDLRYRLAVAVLEGPNLVELETQLVTAQGLQRHVWLVLRLPEMIQDYQAVTLSISDITSRKRIELSLIERERFWSEVVRSVPDLLYVHDMQNKRVLFSNHSLGLQLGYSKSELKAMHEDFWELVLHPDDSEYYWRIRNLQKVVGDGLLLESVLRWRHRDGQWRWFSIREQALARDERGRVSRLIGVAKDITEQIERNQSLRDSEQRYRLLAESISDVIFSTDCTLALNYVSPSVEPVLGYSVDWVMANSFYSLAANPQQLQGLNLLIERIRDSLDERDRLERLREELPDQLFVFDCLRADGHKIPVELRLVLMWDENGRFEGILGVGRDISQQRRAEKDLRMAATVFEHSTAAILVTDPAGYIVQVNKAFSRVSGYSAGQVLDQLPGMLTADRQQASHLQYILGQLNQRGSWEGEVWLKRKGGENFPAWVGITAVHDEEGDLVSYVCFFSDISERKASEQRIHRLAYYDALTHLPNRTLFQDRLHSALQHADRHDEWVVLMFLDLDRFKPINDSLGHAAGDRMLKDVAVRLSACVDGDDTVARMGGDEFTLLLQPRATREGSLNRAIHVAEQILSSLARPFVLEGREFFVTASIGIALAPQDGEELSQLMKNADTAMYHAKERGKNNFQFYQADMNASALERLELESDLRHAQEQGQFVLYYQPQFSGDGSRLTGVEALLRWNHPTRGLVPPGDFIPVLEELGLVVQVGEWVLEEACRQLKLWHGEKIRIPKVSVNLSARQFTEGNLSTRIAAIIERTGIPPACLEVELTESILMRDVASAMQTLADLKRLGLCIAVDDFGTGYSSLNYLKQFPIDVLKIDRSFVDGLPEGEQDAQIARAIIAMAHSLNLAVIAEGVETQEQLNFLREHDCDEVQGYLLGRPMRAAQISAEFNGEALFMLN; encoded by the coding sequence GTGTCGAGCTCCCCATCACTGCCTTCCCTACCATCGGGTGAGTCACACGCGCCAGGCCGCCGCGAATTGCTCCGGCGCTCTCTGGTAGTACTGGTACTGGCGATACTGGGACTGCTGGCCTGGCAACTGACACAGGAATACCGTCAGTTGCTGAACAACCAGAAGCAGCTCAGCCGCAGCTACGGTGAGCAACTGGCCAAGCACCTGAGCCTGAACATGCGCCTGAAGGCTCAAGCGGGCCAGGCCATGCTACAGGAGGCCAAGCGGACAGACGGCAGGCAACGCGAACTGATCGAAGCATTGCGCAGCCTGTTCCCGACGCTGAGCAGCATGGCCTGGTTCGACGAGCATGGACAACTGCTCAGCGATACCGCCAGCGAACCACAGGATCTGACCTTTATCCGCGCCCTGCAGCAACGCAACGCTGCTGCCGCTTACCACTTTTCCTTCAGTGCCCATGACGGCGGTGTGCTCTACCTGTTGCTGCGACAGAGCGACGGCAGCCATCGGGTGCTGCGCATGCGTGCCAGTGCACTGCTTGCCTGGCTGCGCGAGCAGCATCAGAGCGAATATCGCTGGCTGCTCGAAGACATGCAGAGCCAACGCGTGATCGCCCGCGCCGACGACCTCGCACAAGCCGGCAAGGTCATCGCCCCGGTCACCGCCGCAGAGCAGGCGCAGAGCCTGCACATGATCCCGCTCGAAGGCAGCGACTGGCAGTTGCGCGCGCTGTTCGACGCCGACAATGCCAGCAGCGAACTGATGCCCCCTCTGGCCGGCAAGTTTCTACTGTTTGCTCTCTGCAGCCTGCTGGCGTTGCTCGCCCTGCACGGCCTGCAGCGCGAACAACGCAGACTGCAGCGTCTGAACAATGAGTCCCGTCGCTCTCTGCGCCAGGCCGCAAGTGCTCTGGGCGCGGTCGAAGAACGCATCCTGGTGACCCAGGCCGATGGCAAACTGCGCTACCTCAACCCGCAAGCCGAAGCCTTGTTCGGCCTCACCAGCCAGGCGGCCTGGGATCGTCATCTGCTCGACCTGCTGCCTGACCTTGATCCACTGCTCCTGAACAGCCCCCAGCCGGTCAACGAGCTCGGCCCGGAACTGGTGCGCGTGGAGCAGGATGGCCGGGCGCGACTGTTCGCCGTCACCCGCAGTGATATCAGCGAAGTCGGGCGCCAGGCCGGCTATGTGTGGGTGTTACGCGACGTGACTGACGAGCAGCAAGCCATGCGCGTATTGCAGGAAACCCGCCGCCGCTACCAGGACATCTTCGAAGGCACCGGCGTGGCCCTGTGCGTGCTCGATCTGTCCGGCCTGCGCAGCCTGCTGTTGCAACACAAGCTGCGTGATGCCGCCGGGCTGGGGCGCTGGCTGGAGGCTGACGACAGCCATCAGCAACAGTTGCTGGAGCAGATGCACATCACCGAAGCCAACCAGGTCGCTCTCAACCTGTTGGGTGTGAAGTCCACCGACCAGGCCTGGCAGCAGTTGCTCGACAATGGCCCGGTGCAGCCTGATGACCTGCGTTACCGCCTGGCCGTCGCCGTGCTGGAAGGCCCCAACCTGGTGGAGCTGGAAACCCAGCTGGTCACCGCACAGGGCCTGCAACGCCACGTCTGGCTGGTTCTGCGCCTGCCGGAGATGATCCAGGATTACCAGGCGGTCACCCTGAGTATCAGCGACATCACCAGCCGCAAGCGCATCGAGCTGTCACTGATCGAGCGCGAACGTTTCTGGTCCGAGGTGGTTCGCTCGGTGCCAGATCTGCTCTACGTGCACGACATGCAGAACAAGCGGGTGCTGTTCAGCAACCACAGCCTCGGCCTGCAACTGGGCTACAGCAAGTCCGAGCTCAAAGCCATGCACGAGGACTTCTGGGAGCTGGTGCTGCACCCGGACGACAGCGAGTACTACTGGCGCATCCGCAACCTGCAGAAGGTGGTCGGCGACGGCCTGCTGCTGGAGTCGGTGCTGCGCTGGCGTCACCGCGACGGACAGTGGCGCTGGTTCAGCATCCGTGAACAGGCCCTGGCGCGCGACGAGCGCGGCCGGGTCAGCCGCCTGATCGGTGTGGCCAAGGACATCACCGAACAGATCGAACGCAATCAGTCACTGCGTGACAGCGAACAACGCTACCGCCTGCTGGCCGAGAGCATCAGTGACGTGATCTTCTCCACCGATTGCACTCTGGCGCTCAACTACGTCAGCCCGTCGGTGGAGCCAGTACTCGGCTACTCCGTGGACTGGGTCATGGCCAACAGTTTCTACAGCCTGGCGGCCAATCCGCAGCAACTGCAGGGCCTCAACCTGCTGATCGAACGCATCCGCGACTCGCTGGACGAACGCGACCGCCTGGAGCGCCTGCGCGAAGAATTGCCGGATCAGCTGTTCGTCTTCGACTGCCTGCGCGCCGACGGTCACAAGATTCCGGTGGAACTGCGCCTGGTGCTGATGTGGGACGAGAACGGTCGCTTCGAGGGCATCCTCGGCGTGGGCCGCGACATCAGTCAGCAACGCCGCGCGGAGAAAGACCTGCGCATGGCAGCCACGGTATTCGAACACTCCACCGCAGCGATTCTGGTCACTGACCCGGCCGGTTACATCGTCCAGGTCAACAAGGCATTCAGCCGGGTCAGTGGCTATTCAGCCGGGCAGGTACTCGACCAGCTGCCCGGCATGCTCACCGCCGACCGCCAGCAGGCCAGCCACCTGCAGTACATTCTCGGCCAGCTCAACCAGCGCGGCAGCTGGGAGGGCGAGGTCTGGCTCAAGCGCAAGGGCGGCGAGAACTTCCCAGCCTGGGTTGGTATCACCGCCGTGCATGACGAAGAAGGCGACCTAGTCAGCTACGTGTGCTTCTTCAGCGATATCAGCGAGCGCAAGGCCAGCGAGCAGCGCATCCACCGCCTGGCCTATTACGACGCCCTGACTCACCTGCCCAACCGCACGCTGTTCCAGGATCGCCTGCACAGTGCCCTGCAACATGCCGACCGGCATGACGAATGGGTCGTGCTGATGTTCCTCGACCTCGACCGCTTCAAGCCGATCAACGACTCGCTCGGCCACGCTGCCGGCGACCGCATGCTCAAGGACGTGGCCGTGCGCCTGTCGGCCTGCGTCGATGGCGACGACACCGTGGCGCGCATGGGTGGCGACGAATTCACCCTGCTGCTGCAACCGCGCGCGACGCGCGAGGGCTCGCTGAACCGCGCCATTCATGTGGCCGAGCAGATTCTCTCCAGCCTGGCTCGCCCCTTCGTCCTCGAGGGTCGCGAGTTCTTTGTCACTGCCAGTATCGGCATCGCCCTCGCCCCACAGGATGGCGAGGAGTTGAGCCAACTGATGAAGAACGCCGACACCGCCATGTATCACGCCAAGGAACGCGGCAAGAACAACTTCCAGTTCTACCAGGCGGACATGAATGCCAGCGCCCTGGAACGCCTGGAACTGGAAAGCGACTTGCGCCACGCCCAGGAGCAGGGTCAGTTCGTGCTCTATTACCAGCCGCAGTTCTCCGGCGATGGCAGCCGCCTGACCGGCGTGGAAGCGCTGCTGCGCTGGAACCACCCGACGCGTGGTCTGGTTCCGCCCGGCGATTTCATCCCGGTGCTGGAAGAACTCGGGCTGGTGGTTCAGGTCGGCGAATGGGTACTGGAAGAGGCCTGTCGCCAATTGAAGCTCTGGCACGGCGAGAAGATCCGCATCCCCAAGGTGTCGGTCAACCTGTCGGCACGCCAGTTCACCGAGGGCAACCTGAGTACGCGTATCGCCGCCATCATCGAGCGCACCGGCATCCCCCCGGCCTGCCTGGAAGTGGAACTGACCGAAAGCATCCTGATGCGCGACGTGGCCAGTGCGATGCAGACCCTGGCAGACCTCAAGCGCCTCGGGCTGTGCATCGCGGTAGACGATTTCGGCACCGGTTACTCGTCACTCAACTACCTCAAGCAGTTCCCCATCGATGTACTGAAGATCGACCGCAGCTTCGTCGACGGCCTGCCGGAAGGCGAGCAGGACGCACAGATCGCCCGCGCCATCATTGCCATGGCCCATAGCCTGAACCTGGCGGTGATTGCCGAAGGGGTGGAAACCCAGGAGCAGCTGAACTTCCTGCGCGAGCACGACTGCGACGAAGTGCAAGGCTATCTGCTGGGACGGCCGATGCGGGCCGCGCAGATCAGCGCAGAGTTCAATGGTGAGGCCTTGTTCATGCTGAACTGA
- the pcaF gene encoding 3-oxoadipyl-CoA thiolase has translation MSRDVFICDAVRTPIGRLNGALSAVRADDLAAIPLKALIERNPQVDWSAVDEVFMGCANQSGEDNRNVARMALLLAGLPETVPGVTLNRLCASGMEAVGAAFRAIATGEMELAIAAGVESMTRAPYVMGKADSAFGRGQKLEDTTLGWRFVNPLMKEQYGVDPMPVTGDNVAEDYGVSRADQDAFGLRSQQRAAAAQESGYYAEEIVPVVIKTKKGEIVVDRDEHPRADTTAEGLAKLKPVNGEGKTVTAGNASGLNDGASAMILASAEAVKKYGLKPRAKVLGMASGGVAPRIMGVGPVPAVRKLLTRLSLDINAFDVIELNEAFAAQGLAVTRDLGLPDDSDKVNPNGGAIALGHPLGMSGNRLVLTAVHHLEKTGGKLGLATMCVGVGQGLALAIERV, from the coding sequence ATGAGCCGCGACGTATTCATCTGCGACGCCGTGCGCACGCCGATTGGCCGCCTCAATGGCGCGCTGTCGGCGGTGCGCGCCGACGACCTGGCGGCGATTCCGCTCAAGGCACTCATCGAGCGTAACCCGCAAGTCGACTGGTCTGCCGTCGATGAAGTGTTCATGGGCTGCGCCAACCAGTCCGGCGAGGACAACCGCAACGTCGCGCGTATGGCGCTGCTGCTTGCCGGCCTGCCGGAAACGGTGCCGGGCGTGACCCTCAACCGCCTGTGCGCTTCGGGCATGGAAGCGGTGGGCGCTGCCTTCCGCGCCATCGCCACGGGTGAGATGGAGCTGGCCATCGCTGCTGGCGTCGAGTCCATGACCCGCGCGCCTTACGTGATGGGTAAGGCCGACAGTGCCTTTGGCCGTGGCCAGAAGCTGGAAGACACCACCTTGGGCTGGCGCTTCGTCAATCCGCTGATGAAAGAGCAGTATGGCGTCGACCCGATGCCGGTCACCGGTGACAACGTCGCCGAGGATTACGGCGTCAGCCGCGCCGACCAGGACGCCTTCGGCCTGCGCAGCCAGCAGCGTGCGGCGGCGGCTCAGGAGAGCGGTTACTACGCCGAGGAAATTGTCCCGGTGGTGATCAAGACCAAGAAGGGCGAGATCGTCGTCGACCGTGACGAGCACCCGCGTGCCGACACCACCGCCGAAGGCCTGGCCAAGCTCAAACCGGTCAATGGCGAAGGCAAGACCGTCACCGCCGGCAACGCCTCGGGGCTCAATGATGGTGCCTCGGCGATGATCCTGGCCTCGGCTGAAGCTGTTAAGAAATACGGCCTCAAGCCCCGCGCCAAGGTACTGGGTATGGCCAGCGGCGGCGTCGCCCCGCGCATCATGGGCGTCGGCCCGGTGCCGGCGGTGCGCAAGCTGCTGACCCGCCTGAGTTTGGACATCAATGCCTTCGACGTGATCGAGCTGAACGAAGCTTTCGCCGCTCAAGGCCTGGCCGTTACCCGCGACCTCGGTCTGCCGGACGACAGCGACAAGGTCAACCCCAACGGCGGCGCCATCGCCCTCGGCCACCCGCTGGGCATGAGCGGCAACCGCCTGGTACTGACCGCCGTGCATCACCTGGAAAAGACCGGCGGCAAACTCGGCCTGGCGACCATGTGCGTGGGCGTCGGCCAGGGTCTGGCGCTGGCCATCGAGCGGGTGTGA
- the pcaD gene encoding 3-oxoadipate enol-lactonase, with protein MPAVRLADGDLNYLLEGPAGAPVLVLSNSLGTDLHMWDAQIEAFTQHFQVLRYDTRGHGASLVSEGPYSIEQNGRDVLALLDALGIAKAHFCGLSMGGLIGQWLGINAPERIERLVLCNTAAKIGTPEVWNPRIEMVLAEGEQAMRGLRDASISRWFTADFAEANPGKVEPIVGMLAQTSPEGYAANCAAVRDADYREQLGAIRAPSLIVCGSGDPVTTTENGRFMQERIAGAELVEFYAAHLSNVQAGDEFSQRVLDFLRA; from the coding sequence ATGCCTGCCGTACGTCTCGCCGATGGCGATCTGAATTACCTGCTCGAAGGCCCGGCTGGTGCGCCGGTGCTGGTACTGTCCAATTCACTGGGTACCGACCTGCACATGTGGGACGCGCAGATTGAGGCCTTCACCCAGCATTTCCAGGTGCTGCGCTACGACACCCGTGGCCATGGCGCCTCGCTGGTGAGCGAAGGCCCGTACAGCATCGAACAGAACGGCCGCGACGTGCTGGCCCTGCTCGATGCGCTGGGCATTGCCAAGGCGCATTTCTGCGGGCTGTCCATGGGCGGCCTGATCGGCCAGTGGCTGGGCATCAACGCGCCCGAGCGCATCGAGCGCCTGGTGCTGTGCAACACCGCCGCCAAGATCGGTACGCCCGAGGTGTGGAACCCGCGCATCGAGATGGTGCTGGCCGAAGGCGAGCAGGCCATGCGCGGTCTGCGTGATGCGTCGATCTCGCGCTGGTTCACCGCCGACTTCGCCGAGGCCAATCCGGGCAAGGTCGAGCCCATCGTCGGCATGCTGGCGCAGACTTCGCCCGAAGGCTACGCGGCCAACTGCGCGGCGGTGCGTGATGCCGATTACCGCGAGCAGTTGGGCGCCATTCGCGCGCCGTCGCTGATCGTCTGCGGCAGTGGCGACCCGGTGACCACCACCGAGAATGGCCGCTTCATGCAGGAGCGCATCGCTGGCGCCGAACTGGTGGAGTTCTACGCCGCGCACCTGTCCAACGTGCAGGCCGGCGATGAATTCAGCCAGCGGGTGCTGGATTTTCTGCGCGCCTGA
- the ettA gene encoding energy-dependent translational throttle protein EttA: protein MAQYVYSMHRVSKVVPPKREILKNISLSFFPGAKIGVLGLNGAGKSTLLRIMAGVDTEIDGEARPMPGIKVGYLPQEPQLDPDKTVRDIVEEAVGEIKQAQARLDEVYAAYAEPDADFDALAAEQAKLEAILQASDGHNLERQLEVAADALRLPAWDAKIEHLSGGEKRRVALCRLLLSAPDMLLLDEPTNHLDADSVAWLERFLHDFPGTVVAITHDRYFLDNVAGWILELDRGHGIPYEGNYSGWLESKANRLAQEAKAEASHAKAMKAELEWVRQGAKARQSKSKARLQRFEEMQSQEFQKRSETNEIYIPAGPRLGDKVIDFVNVSKSFGDRVLIDDLSFSIPKGAIVGVIGGNGAGKSTLLRMITGKEQPDSGRIEIGETVQIASVEQSREALEGNKTVWEQISDGFDMIKVGNYEVPSRGYVGRFNFKGADQQKFVKDLSGGERGRLHMALTLKQGGNVLLLDEPSNDLDVETLRALEEALLDFPGAAVVISHDRWFLDRIATHILSYEDDGKVNFFEGNYTEFEADRKKRLGDAAAQPHRVRYKKLA from the coding sequence ATGGCTCAGTACGTCTACAGCATGCATCGGGTCAGCAAGGTTGTCCCGCCGAAGCGTGAAATTCTCAAGAACATCTCCCTGTCGTTCTTCCCGGGCGCCAAGATTGGCGTGCTGGGCCTCAACGGCGCCGGTAAGTCGACCCTGCTGCGCATCATGGCCGGTGTCGATACCGAGATCGATGGTGAAGCCCGTCCGATGCCTGGGATCAAGGTCGGCTACCTGCCGCAGGAGCCGCAGCTGGATCCGGACAAGACCGTGCGCGACATCGTCGAAGAGGCCGTAGGCGAAATCAAGCAGGCCCAGGCCCGCCTCGATGAGGTGTACGCCGCTTACGCCGAGCCGGATGCCGACTTCGATGCCCTGGCCGCCGAACAGGCCAAGCTGGAAGCGATTCTGCAGGCCTCCGACGGCCACAACCTGGAGCGCCAGCTGGAAGTCGCCGCTGACGCTCTGCGCCTGCCTGCGTGGGACGCGAAGATCGAGCACCTGTCCGGTGGTGAAAAGCGCCGTGTAGCCCTGTGCCGCCTGCTGCTGTCGGCCCCCGACATGCTGTTGCTGGACGAACCGACCAACCACCTGGATGCCGACTCGGTAGCCTGGCTGGAGCGCTTCCTCCACGACTTCCCCGGTACCGTGGTGGCCATCACCCACGACCGTTACTTCCTTGACAACGTCGCTGGCTGGATTCTCGAACTCGACCGTGGCCATGGCATCCCCTACGAGGGCAATTATTCCGGCTGGCTGGAGTCGAAGGCCAACCGTCTGGCCCAGGAAGCCAAGGCCGAGGCATCGCACGCCAAGGCGATGAAAGCCGAACTTGAATGGGTACGCCAGGGCGCCAAGGCACGTCAGTCCAAGTCCAAGGCGCGCCTGCAGCGTTTCGAGGAAATGCAATCGCAGGAATTCCAGAAACGCAGCGAGACCAACGAGATCTACATCCCGGCTGGCCCGCGCCTGGGCGACAAGGTCATCGATTTCGTCAACGTGTCGAAGTCCTTCGGTGACCGCGTACTGATCGACGATCTGTCCTTCAGCATTCCGAAAGGCGCCATCGTCGGTGTGATCGGCGGTAACGGTGCGGGTAAATCGACCCTGCTGCGCATGATCACCGGCAAGGAGCAACCGGACTCAGGCCGGATCGAGATCGGTGAAACCGTGCAGATCGCCAGCGTCGAGCAGAGCCGTGAGGCGCTCGAAGGCAACAAGACCGTGTGGGAGCAGATCTCCGACGGCTTCGACATGATCAAGGTCGGCAACTACGAGGTACCGTCGCGCGGTTATGTCGGTCGCTTCAACTTCAAGGGCGCCGACCAGCAGAAGTTCGTCAAGGATCTCTCCGGTGGTGAGCGCGGTCGTCTGCACATGGCGCTGACCCTTAAGCAGGGCGGCAACGTGTTGCTGCTCGACGAACCGTCCAACGACCTCGACGTGGAAACCCTGCGCGCGCTGGAAGAGGCGCTGCTGGACTTCCCTGGCGCCGCGGTGGTGATCTCCCACGATCGCTGGTTCCTCGACCGTATCGCCACGCACATCCTCTCCTACGAGGACGATGGCAAGGTCAACTTCTTCGAAGGCAACTACACCGAGTTCGAAGCGGATCGCAAGAAACGCCTCGGCGACGCCGCTGCCCAGCCGCACCGCGTGCGTTACAAGAAGCTGGCGTAG
- a CDS encoding PilZ domain-containing protein, whose translation MEERRQHSRHGTEMQLEVFDLNSGQRLGRIVDLSADGFMLFSDTPHTADAVLQCRLVCTSGSDAVQEVRLGADCLWSRPGADGQHCWAGFHIIDLAEDQATALDSLLAKL comes from the coding sequence ATGGAAGAGCGTCGTCAACACAGCCGCCATGGCACCGAGATGCAGCTGGAGGTCTTCGACCTGAACAGCGGGCAGCGCCTGGGCCGCATCGTCGACCTTTCTGCCGATGGCTTCATGCTGTTCAGCGACACGCCGCATACAGCCGATGCCGTGCTGCAATGCCGGCTGGTCTGCACCTCGGGCAGCGATGCGGTTCAGGAGGTGCGCCTGGGCGCCGACTGCCTATGGAGCCGCCCCGGCGCCGATGGCCAGCACTGCTGGGCGGGTTTTCACATCATCGATCTGGCCGAAGACCAGGCCACAGCACTGGACAGCCTGCTGGCGAAGCTCTGA
- a CDS encoding CoA-transferase subunit beta: MSEFNTNEMMTVAAARRLGNGTVCFVGIGLPSKAANLARLTHAPEVVLIYESGPIGAKPSVLPLSIGDGELAETADTVVPTGEIFRYWLQGGRIDIGFLGAAQVDKYGNINTTVIGDYHAPKVRLPGAGGAPEIAGSAKKVLIILKQGHRTFVDKLAFITSVGHGEGGDHRKRLGLPGDGPVAIITDLCIMEPEAGTNEFIVTSLHPGVTREQVIENTGWQIRFADSVGTTEAPTAAELAALRDLEARTATAHGQAGGEE; this comes from the coding sequence ATGAGCGAGTTCAACACCAATGAAATGATGACCGTGGCCGCCGCGCGCCGCCTCGGCAATGGCACCGTCTGCTTCGTCGGCATCGGCCTGCCGTCCAAGGCTGCCAACCTGGCGCGCCTGACCCACGCCCCGGAAGTGGTGCTGATCTATGAATCCGGCCCCATCGGCGCCAAGCCGAGCGTATTGCCGCTGTCCATCGGTGACGGCGAGCTGGCCGAAACCGCCGACACCGTGGTACCGACCGGCGAGATTTTCCGCTACTGGCTGCAGGGCGGGCGCATCGACATCGGCTTCCTCGGCGCCGCCCAGGTCGACAAGTACGGCAACATCAACACCACTGTGATCGGCGATTACCACGCGCCGAAAGTGCGTCTGCCGGGCGCTGGTGGCGCGCCGGAAATCGCCGGTTCTGCCAAGAAGGTTCTGATCATCCTCAAGCAGGGTCATCGCACCTTCGTCGACAAGCTGGCCTTCATCACCTCGGTCGGTCACGGCGAGGGCGGTGACCATCGCAAGCGCCTGGGCCTGCCGGGCGACGGGCCGGTGGCGATCATCACCGATCTGTGCATCATGGAGCCGGAAGCCGGCACCAACGAATTCATCGTAACCTCGCTGCATCCGGGCGTGACCCGCGAACAGGTGATCGAGAACACCGGCTGGCAGATCCGCTTCGCTGACAGCGTGGGCACCACCGAGGCGCCGACCGCAGCGGAACTGGCCGCACTGCGTGACCTGGAAGCGCGCACCGCCACTGCCCACGGTCAGGCTGGAGGTGAAGAATGA